Proteins from one Methanomassiliicoccales archaeon genomic window:
- the dph5 gene encoding diphthine synthase — MSVRALRELKGCDQIFVEFYTSRLIDASLEDLGKAIGKDITVLRRKDVEESEMVVDAAKEKKVAFVTAGDTMAATTHVDLRIQAVDAGIPTKVIHGVSIFSACPSSLGLQPYKFGRTVTLPFVEGEYFPSSPYERILENKERGLHTMVLLDIREEENRYMTSMDGVNWLMDAE, encoded by the coding sequence ATGAGCGTCCGAGCCCTTAGAGAATTGAAGGGCTGCGACCAGATATTCGTGGAGTTCTACACTTCTAGGCTGATCGACGCCTCGCTGGAGGATCTCGGTAAAGCCATCGGTAAGGATATCACGGTGCTCAGGCGGAAGGACGTGGAGGAGTCGGAGATGGTGGTGGACGCAGCCAAGGAGAAGAAGGTGGCGTTCGTCACTGCCGGGGACACCATGGCCGCAACAACCCATGTGGACCTGCGTATCCAAGCGGTGGATGCGGGAATCCCTACCAAAGTGATCCACGGGGTCTCGATCTTCAGCGCCTGCCCCTCGTCCTTGGGGCTTCAGCCATACAAGTTCGGAAGGACCGTCACCCTACCGTTCGTGGAGGGCGAATATTTTCCCTCCAGTCCGTACGAACGCATCCTGGAGAACAAGGAACGCGGGCTGCATACGATGGTCCTTCTGGACATAAGGGAGGAAGAGAACCGTTACATGACCTCGATGGATGGGGTCAACTGGCTCATGGATGCGGAGA